In Cicer arietinum cultivar CDC Frontier isolate Library 1 chromosome 7, Cicar.CDCFrontier_v2.0, whole genome shotgun sequence, a single window of DNA contains:
- the LOC101493794 gene encoding SURP and G-patch domain-containing protein 1-like protein isoform X1, with protein sequence MDKGQPPTLFVNDGSFMERFKQLQQEQERGKHAKTEDSKPTKVVSGPLTPKPSTSKANDAKKSSQGGSSGKLAFSLKQKSKLAPPPVKLADDDEEETDAGYVSNDAPSKRQKLGQDEGIEQSSRQLDVAPPPPSDPTVKKVADKLASFVAKNGRPFEDVTRQKNPGDTPFKFLFDVKCSDYKYYEHRLAQEEKDLSQSKESQANPNAGTSFPSSRPTNVPQRSSQQHSTYQIPASALYDSGEVPRASGSSFQALSVGSSDESGGSSNASSLALMEFYMKKAAQEEKFKQPKHSKDEMPPPPSLQASSAGKKGHHMGDYIPQQELEKFLASCNDAAAMKAAKEAAEKAKIQADNVGHRLLQKMGWKEGEGLGSSRKGIADPIMAGNVKKDNLGVGAVQPGEVTPEDDIYEQYKKRMMLGYRHRPNPLNNPRKAYY encoded by the exons ATGGACAAGGGACAACCTCCTACCCTCTTTGTCAATGATGGTTCATTCATGGAGAGGTTCAAGCAGCTTCAACAAGAGCAGGAGAGAGGGAAACATGCCAAAACAGAGGACTCCAAACCAACTAAAGTTGTTTCAGGACCTCTGACTCCTAAACCCTCCACTAGTAAGGCTAATGATGCAAAGAAATCTTCTCAGGGTGGTTCCAGTGGCAAACTTGCTTTCAGCTTGAAACAAAAGTCAAAGCTAGCACCGCCCCCTGTTAAGTTGGcagatgatgatgaagaagaaacaGATGCTGGGTATGTTTCAAATGATGCACCGTCAAAACGGCAAAAGTTGGGTCAGGATGAAGGGATTGAGCAATCATCAAGACAACTTGATGTTG CACCTCCTCCCCCAAGTGATCCTACAGTGAAGAAAGTTGCTGACAAACTTGCAAGTTTTGTGGCTAAAAATGGAAGGCCATTTGAGGATGTTACACGGCAAAAAAACCCTGGGGATACACCTTTCAA GTTTTTATTCGATGTTAAATGTTCTGACTATAAATATTATGAACATCGGCTTGCTCAAGAGGAGAAGGACCTTTCACAGTCCAAGGAATCACAGGCAAATCCAAATG CAGGGACAAGCTTTCCATCTTCCAGACCAACAAATGTTCCTCAGAGATCATCCCAGCAGCATTCAACTTACCAAATCCCTGCTTCTGCTTTATATGATAGTGGTGAAGTGCCAAGGGCTTCTGGATCTTCATTTCAAGCACTATCAGTTGGAAGCTCGG ATGAGTCCGGTGGATCATCAAATGCTAGCTCTTTAGCGCTAATGGAGTTTTACATGAAGAAAGCCGCACAGGAAGAAAAGTTTAAACAACCTAAGCATTCAAAAGATGAGATGCCCCCTCCTCCTTCTCTTCAAG CTTCATCAGCAGGGAAAAAAGGCCATCACATGGGTGATTATATTCCTCAGCAAGAACTTGAAAAGTTTTTGGCTAGCTGTAACGACGCAGCAGCAATGAAAGCTGCAAAAGAGGCTGCAGAGAAAGCCAAAATTCAGGCTGATAATGTGGGCCACAGGCTTTTACAAAAAATGGGTTGGAAAGAAG GTGAGGGTCTAGGTAGCTCCAGGAAGGGTATTGCAGATCCTATCATGGCAGGCAATGTTAAGAAAGATAACTTGGGGGTAGGTGCTGTCCAACCTGGGGAGGTGACTCCTGAGGATGACATCTATGAGCAGTACAAAAAGCGGATGATGCTTGGCTACCGTCACAGACCCAATCCTCTG aACAATCCTCGCAAGGCTTACTACTGA
- the LOC101493794 gene encoding SURP and G-patch domain-containing protein 1-like protein isoform X3, whose amino-acid sequence MDKGQPPTLFVNDGSFMERFKQLQQEQERGKHAKTEDSKPTKVVSGPLTPKPSTSKANDAKKSSQGGSSGKLAFSLKQKSKLAPPPVKLADDDEEETDAGYVSNDAPSKRQKLGQDEGIEQSSRQLDVAPPPPSDPTVKKVADKLASFVAKNGRPFEDVTRQKNPGDTPFKFLFDVKCSDYKYYEHRLAQEEKDLSQSKESQANPNAGTSFPSSRPTNVPQRSSQQHSTYQIPASALYDSGEVPRASGSSFQALSVGSSDESGGSSNASSLALMEFYMKKAAQEEKFKQPKHSKDEMPPPPSLQGKKGHHMGDYIPQQELEKFLASCNDAAAMKAAKEAAEKAKIQADNVGHRLLQKMGWKEGEGLGSSRKGIADPIMAGNVKKDNLGVGAVQPGEVTPEDDIYEQYKKRMMLGYRHRPNPLNNPRKAYY is encoded by the exons ATGGACAAGGGACAACCTCCTACCCTCTTTGTCAATGATGGTTCATTCATGGAGAGGTTCAAGCAGCTTCAACAAGAGCAGGAGAGAGGGAAACATGCCAAAACAGAGGACTCCAAACCAACTAAAGTTGTTTCAGGACCTCTGACTCCTAAACCCTCCACTAGTAAGGCTAATGATGCAAAGAAATCTTCTCAGGGTGGTTCCAGTGGCAAACTTGCTTTCAGCTTGAAACAAAAGTCAAAGCTAGCACCGCCCCCTGTTAAGTTGGcagatgatgatgaagaagaaacaGATGCTGGGTATGTTTCAAATGATGCACCGTCAAAACGGCAAAAGTTGGGTCAGGATGAAGGGATTGAGCAATCATCAAGACAACTTGATGTTG CACCTCCTCCCCCAAGTGATCCTACAGTGAAGAAAGTTGCTGACAAACTTGCAAGTTTTGTGGCTAAAAATGGAAGGCCATTTGAGGATGTTACACGGCAAAAAAACCCTGGGGATACACCTTTCAA GTTTTTATTCGATGTTAAATGTTCTGACTATAAATATTATGAACATCGGCTTGCTCAAGAGGAGAAGGACCTTTCACAGTCCAAGGAATCACAGGCAAATCCAAATG CAGGGACAAGCTTTCCATCTTCCAGACCAACAAATGTTCCTCAGAGATCATCCCAGCAGCATTCAACTTACCAAATCCCTGCTTCTGCTTTATATGATAGTGGTGAAGTGCCAAGGGCTTCTGGATCTTCATTTCAAGCACTATCAGTTGGAAGCTCGG ATGAGTCCGGTGGATCATCAAATGCTAGCTCTTTAGCGCTAATGGAGTTTTACATGAAGAAAGCCGCACAGGAAGAAAAGTTTAAACAACCTAAGCATTCAAAAGATGAGATGCCCCCTCCTCCTTCTCTTCAAG GGAAAAAAGGCCATCACATGGGTGATTATATTCCTCAGCAAGAACTTGAAAAGTTTTTGGCTAGCTGTAACGACGCAGCAGCAATGAAAGCTGCAAAAGAGGCTGCAGAGAAAGCCAAAATTCAGGCTGATAATGTGGGCCACAGGCTTTTACAAAAAATGGGTTGGAAAGAAG GTGAGGGTCTAGGTAGCTCCAGGAAGGGTATTGCAGATCCTATCATGGCAGGCAATGTTAAGAAAGATAACTTGGGGGTAGGTGCTGTCCAACCTGGGGAGGTGACTCCTGAGGATGACATCTATGAGCAGTACAAAAAGCGGATGATGCTTGGCTACCGTCACAGACCCAATCCTCTG aACAATCCTCGCAAGGCTTACTACTGA
- the LOC101493794 gene encoding SURP and G-patch domain-containing protein 1-like protein isoform X2: MDKGQPPTLFVNDGSFMERFKQLQQEQERGKHAKTEDSKPTKVVSGPLTPKPSTSKANDAKKSSQGGSSGKLAFSLKQKSKLAPPPVKLADDDEEETDAGYVSNDAPSKRQKLGQDEGIEQSSRQLDVAPPPPSDPTVKKVADKLASFVAKNGRPFEDVTRQKNPGDTPFKFLFDVKCSDYKYYEHRLAQEEKDLSQSKESQANPNGTSFPSSRPTNVPQRSSQQHSTYQIPASALYDSGEVPRASGSSFQALSVGSSDESGGSSNASSLALMEFYMKKAAQEEKFKQPKHSKDEMPPPPSLQASSAGKKGHHMGDYIPQQELEKFLASCNDAAAMKAAKEAAEKAKIQADNVGHRLLQKMGWKEGEGLGSSRKGIADPIMAGNVKKDNLGVGAVQPGEVTPEDDIYEQYKKRMMLGYRHRPNPLNNPRKAYY, translated from the exons ATGGACAAGGGACAACCTCCTACCCTCTTTGTCAATGATGGTTCATTCATGGAGAGGTTCAAGCAGCTTCAACAAGAGCAGGAGAGAGGGAAACATGCCAAAACAGAGGACTCCAAACCAACTAAAGTTGTTTCAGGACCTCTGACTCCTAAACCCTCCACTAGTAAGGCTAATGATGCAAAGAAATCTTCTCAGGGTGGTTCCAGTGGCAAACTTGCTTTCAGCTTGAAACAAAAGTCAAAGCTAGCACCGCCCCCTGTTAAGTTGGcagatgatgatgaagaagaaacaGATGCTGGGTATGTTTCAAATGATGCACCGTCAAAACGGCAAAAGTTGGGTCAGGATGAAGGGATTGAGCAATCATCAAGACAACTTGATGTTG CACCTCCTCCCCCAAGTGATCCTACAGTGAAGAAAGTTGCTGACAAACTTGCAAGTTTTGTGGCTAAAAATGGAAGGCCATTTGAGGATGTTACACGGCAAAAAAACCCTGGGGATACACCTTTCAA GTTTTTATTCGATGTTAAATGTTCTGACTATAAATATTATGAACATCGGCTTGCTCAAGAGGAGAAGGACCTTTCACAGTCCAAGGAATCACAGGCAAATCCAAATG GGACAAGCTTTCCATCTTCCAGACCAACAAATGTTCCTCAGAGATCATCCCAGCAGCATTCAACTTACCAAATCCCTGCTTCTGCTTTATATGATAGTGGTGAAGTGCCAAGGGCTTCTGGATCTTCATTTCAAGCACTATCAGTTGGAAGCTCGG ATGAGTCCGGTGGATCATCAAATGCTAGCTCTTTAGCGCTAATGGAGTTTTACATGAAGAAAGCCGCACAGGAAGAAAAGTTTAAACAACCTAAGCATTCAAAAGATGAGATGCCCCCTCCTCCTTCTCTTCAAG CTTCATCAGCAGGGAAAAAAGGCCATCACATGGGTGATTATATTCCTCAGCAAGAACTTGAAAAGTTTTTGGCTAGCTGTAACGACGCAGCAGCAATGAAAGCTGCAAAAGAGGCTGCAGAGAAAGCCAAAATTCAGGCTGATAATGTGGGCCACAGGCTTTTACAAAAAATGGGTTGGAAAGAAG GTGAGGGTCTAGGTAGCTCCAGGAAGGGTATTGCAGATCCTATCATGGCAGGCAATGTTAAGAAAGATAACTTGGGGGTAGGTGCTGTCCAACCTGGGGAGGTGACTCCTGAGGATGACATCTATGAGCAGTACAAAAAGCGGATGATGCTTGGCTACCGTCACAGACCCAATCCTCTG aACAATCCTCGCAAGGCTTACTACTGA
- the LOC140918847 gene encoding uncharacterized protein: MGYARLDQQLRKDTQADQPLGRHILWKEARVNKDGVVDNENVKKVVELCEIIEQSSENPEGNKDTCRDILGKVFNVPEYSGRVRGKGFGVTPKSFFPQEKRQKASNEEFESVLKLRISVWKPHSPVRLLIMLFVEKDVLTTCMSGIRSCWYEITRKVL; the protein is encoded by the exons atgggatatgcacgccttgatcaacaactt agaaaagacacccaagccgatcaacccttgggtcgtcatatcttatggaaggaagcgcgtgttaacaaagacggagtggttgataatgaaaatgtcaaaaaagttgtagaactttgt gaaattattgaacaaagttctgaaaatccggagggcaacaaggatacttgcagggacattcttggtaaagtgtttaatgtccctgagtattccggtcgagttagagggaaaggatttggcgtaactcccaaaagcttttttcctcaagagaagcgccaaaaagcTTCCAACGaagaa TTTGAGAGTGTTCTCAAACTTCGTATATCGGTCTGGAAACCACATTCTCCAGTTCGACTTCTAATCATGTTGTTTGTGGAGAAAGATGTATTAACCACTTGTATGAGTGGTATAAGAAGTTGTTGGTATGAGATCACAAGAAAAGTACTATGA
- the LOC101493473 gene encoding transcription factor bHLH130-like, with product MSVVYTHALNNYEDVARKNTEMESKIGNSQQHCHPNNPGLSRYSSAPSSLLTSLVDTRIGFLNEETFRNYNHNQHYAPTTSSEMETMMTNSEPLYELEEKQVKHEEKDPFSQRLQYNGYSYESSNQIIYQPQMSQGLQNGSLALENYAQTKVGFSNNCSNLIRQKSSPAEFFSNYSVDNGFASLGEVGSVRGCDVSNGQSITSTSGLNGALNFSSRPISCSIMMPQIVENEHESLQANCIKSRNIGNDNGNTKCNMPSFTNDYWDNSTFNAQKSATNSGEIIFSSSNALETQDVDFGYQKLGLTHHLSLPSSSTKMTTMEKFFHTQGSVPCKIRAKRGFATHPRSIAERERRIRISARIKKLHDLFPISDKQTSTADMLDLAVEYIKDLRKQLELLTDTKAKCTCSSN from the exons ATGAGTGTTGTgtatacacatgctctcaacaacTATGAAGATGTAGCAAGGAAGAATACAGAAATGGAATCAAAAATTGgtaattcacaacaacattgTCACCCAAACAATCCCGGCTTATCGCGGTACAGTTCGGCTCCTAGCTCATTGCTTACAAGCCTAGTAGACACAAGAATTGGCTTCCTCAATGAAGAAACTTTCAGAAATTATAATCATAATCAGCATTATGCTCCAACCACAAGTTCAGAAATGGAAACCATGATGACAAATTCTGAACCTTTGTATGAGCTTGAAGAGAAACAAGTGAAGCATGAAGAAAAAGACCCTTTTTCGCAGAGATTACAATACAATGGTTACTCTTATGAATCTTCAAATCAGATAATTTATCAACCTCAGATGAGTCAAGGATTGCAAAATGGTTCTTTGGCTTTAGAGAATTATGCACAAACTAAAGTTGGTTTTTCTAACAATTGCTCCAATCTCATTAGGCAGAAGAGTTCCCCTGCTGAATTTTTCTCCAATTATTCAGTTGATAATG GTTTTGCATCACTGGGAGAGGTAGGAAGTGTTAGAGGCTGTGATGTCTCAAATGGACAATCTATTACATCAACTAGTGGATTGAATGGTGCTTTGAATTTCTCATCTAGACCAATCTCTTGCTCTATCATGATGCCACAAATTGTTGAAAATGAACATGAATCTCTTCAAGCAAATTGTATCAAAAGTAGAAACATTGGAAATGATAATGGTAACACTAAATGTAACATGCCTAGCTTCACCAATGACTATTGGGATAATTCAACATTCAATGCCCAAAAATCAGCCACTAATAGTGGTGAAATCATTTTTTCATCTTCAAATGCTTTGGAAACTCAG GATGTAGACTTTGGATACCAAAAACTTGGTTTGACTCATCATTTGAGTCTACCTAGCTCTTCTACTAAGATGACTACTATGGAGAAGTTTTTTCACACTCAAGGATCTGTTCCATGTAAAATTCGTGCCAAAAGAGGTTTTGCTACTCACCCTAGAAGCATTGCTGAGAGG GAAAGAAGAATAAGAATTAGTGccagaataaaaaaattacatgaccTTTTCCCAATTTCAGATAAG CAAACTAGCACAGCTGATATGTTGGATTTAGCAGTTGAGTACATTAAAGACCTAAGGAAACAGCTTGAG TTACTAACAGACACTAAGGCAAAGTGCACTTGTAGCAGTAATTAG